The Terriglobia bacterium genomic sequence AGCAGCGTTACCCAGCATTGCTTACCATTCTAGCATGGTGCACGCGGGGGACCTTTGCAATTACGTGATCATTCCCCGAGCGTGTTCGCGCGCCCAAGCATCTGCATCTAAGATGGATTCCAGCCGATCGGCCGGCTGAACGGTGTGAGCTTCGAGCGTCATCTCGATGACATTCGAAATCTCCGAAAATGGAATCTTCCGCTCCAGAAACGCGCCGACCGCGACTTCGTCGGCGGCATTCGCGACTGCAGGGGCTGTTCCGCCCATTTTTATGGCCTGGTAGGCCAGTCCGATGCACGGGAATTTCTGGTGATCCGGCGGCGCAAAATCCAGACGCGGCACCGTCGCCCAGTCGAGAAGTGCGACCGGAGCTTCCAGGCGTTCGGGATATGTGAGCGCATATTGAATCGGCGTGCGCATGTCGGCGGTACCGAGTTGCGCGACGACGGATCCGTCCACAAACTCGACCATGGAGTGAACGACAGACTGCGGATGAATGATGATATCGATCTTCTCGGGAGGGATATCGAACAGCCATCGCGCCTCGATGACTTCGAGTCCCTTGTTCATCAATGTCGCCGAATCGATCGTGATTCGCCTGCCCATTTGCCATGTCGGATGCTTCAGCGCCTGCTCGGGAGTCACTTTCGGAAACTGCTCTGCCGGAGTTTCCCGGAACGGGCCGCCCGAGGCGGTCAAAATCAGCCGCCGTACTTCGCCGTGCTGTCCGGAACGAAGGCACTGATCCACCGCGCTGTGTTCACTGTCGACGGGGATGATCTTCGTGCCGGTCTTTCTGGCAGTCGTACGGAGCAGTTCGCCGCCGATGACCATCGATTCCTTATTT encodes the following:
- a CDS encoding 1-deoxy-D-xylulose-5-phosphate reductoisomerase, whose amino-acid sequence is MKKLALVGSTGSIGQNTLRVVEHLPERFSVFALAANSGVARLAEQAAAFHPTVVAISDKARVDDFCRHCRDLKFTIPEVVTGDDGLREITSAADVDIVVSAAVGAAGLRPTYSAVAAGKTVALANKESMVIGGELLRTTARKTGTKIIPVDSEHSAVDQCLRSGQHGEVRRLILTASGGPFRETPAEQFPKVTPEQALKHPTWQMGRRITIDSATLMNKGLEVIEARWLFDIPPEKIDIIIHPQSVVHSMVEFVDGSVVAQLGTADMRTPIQYALTYPERLEAPVALLDWATVPRLDFAPPDHQKFPCIGLAYQAIKMGGTAPAVANAADEVAVGAFLERKIPFSEISNVIEMTLEAHTVQPADRLESILDADAWAREHARGMIT